One part of the Vicia villosa cultivar HV-30 ecotype Madison, WI linkage group LG6, Vvil1.0, whole genome shotgun sequence genome encodes these proteins:
- the LOC131613289 gene encoding uncharacterized protein LOC131613289 codes for MSTRKFESGSSKLKKKKRIDALIEAQKGALDKFIKTNKKSKFENLGDCSSNELINHVETNNIDIDNQNENIDNFVEEVNNIDNDENDNSNLLTEELHSVDATKNIYDPSQWINISTNLRDLLVEKGPIKVTDIDFPKDESTRHFSSSFYIQKLSNGENRERRWLIYSQDLNKVFCFCCKLFNSLSSTSKLASDGICDWKNMGNTLRSHEMSKEHIVNMNSWIDLEMRLLKNKTIDTHVQDQINRDREHWRNVLLRIIAVVKTLGKNNLAFRGTNEKIYQEHNGNFLSLIEMIAEFDPIMQEHIRRIKNNEIHNHYLGHRIQNELINISSTSIQIVEHFVKFLIVNDTTGKGIFDAIVNEINTIGIDISNLRGQGYDNGSNMKGKHQGVQKRFLDINPRSFYTPCGCHSLNLVICDMASCCPKATSFFGVLQRIYTLFSSSTKRWKILQDQIPNLTLKSLSQTRWESRIESVRALRFQTSQVRDALLKLSEMTDEAKIKSEAECLATYELENFEFLLGMTIWYEILFAVNSVSKNMQSNDMCIDVAIDQLKGLVSFFEKYRENGFENALISTKEIAIEMNIEPKFREKRIIRRKKQFDEIIDNEVIKSPEESFKTDYFLYIIDQAITSFQSRFEQFKIYYDIFGFLFSIKILKSIGIENLKENCFNLEKSLKHNAESDIDGLDLFMELKVLREIIQVENDTPIDILNYIKRLDSFPNAYIAYRIMLTIPITVASAERTIQESNNLKTMKLQDLVGLLEAH; via the exons ATGTCGACTCGAAAATTTGAATCTGGaagttcaaaattaaaaaaaaagaaaagaattgatGCTTTAATTGAAGCACAAAAAGGAGCTTTAGATAAAtttatcaaaacaaacaaaaaaagtaaATTTGAAAACTTAGGTGATTGTTCATCAAATGAACTAATTAATCATGTAGAAACTAACAATATAGACATAGACAACCAAAATGAAAATATAGATAATTTTGTAGAAGAAGTTAACAATATAGACAATGATGAAAATGACAATAGTAATTTATTAACAGAAGAGCTTCATAGTGTTGACGCCACTAAAAATATATATGATCCAAGTCAATGGATAAATATTAGTACAAATTTGAGAGATTTATTAGTAGAAAAAGGTCCGATTAAAGTTACCGATATTGATTTTCCTAAGGATGAATCCACAAGACACTTTTCTTCCTCATTTTATATTCAAAAGTTGTCTAATGGAGAAAATCGTGAAAGAAGATGGCTAATATATTCTCAAGATTTGAATAaagtattttgtttttgttgtaaattATTTAATAGTCTTTCTAGTACAAGCAAATTAGCAAGTGATGGTATTTGCGATTGGAAAAATATGGGTAATAcgttgaggagtcatgagatgaGTAAGGAACACATTGTAAATATGAATTCATGGATTGATTTAGAAATGAGattgttaaaaaataaaacaattgacacACATGTTCAAGATCAAATAAATAGAGATAGAGAACATTGGAGAAATGTATTGTTAAGAATAATTGCGGTTGTTAAAACTCTTGGAAAAAATAACTTAGCATTTCGCGGAACAAATGAAAAGATTTACCAAGAACATAATGGAAATTTTTTAAGTCTAATTGAAATGATTGCTGAATTTGATCCTATAATGCAAGAACACATTCGCCGAATTAAAAATAATGAAATCCACAATCATTACCTTGGACATAGGATACAAAATGAGTTAATAA ATATTTCTTCTACTTCAATACAAATAGTTGAACATTTTGTGAAATTTTTAATAGTAAATGATACAACTGGAAAAGGTATTTTTGATGCAATTGTGAATGAAATAAATACTATTGGAATTGATATTAGTAACTTAAGAGGGCAAGGTTATGATAATGGGTCTAATATGAAGGGAAAACATCAAGGTGTGCAAAAAAGATTTTTAGACATTAATCCTAGATCATTTTATACTCCGTGTGGTTGTCATAGTTTAAATTTAGTAATTTGTGATATGGCTAGTTGTTGTCCTAAAGCTACATCTTTTTTTGGAGTATTACAACGCATATATAcactattttcttcttctactaAAAGATGGAAAATTCTACAAGATCAAATTCCCAACCTAACACTTAAATCATTGTCACAAACACGTTGGGAAAGTCGTATTGAAAGTGTAAGAGCTTTGAGATTTCAAACTTCACAAGTAAGAGATGCTTTATTAAAATTGTCTGAAATGACCGATGAGGCTAAAATTAAAAGTGAAGCAGAATGTTTAGCGACTTATGAACTTGAAAATTTCGAGTTTTTGCTAGGCATGACTATCTGGTATGAGATATTGTTTGCAGTAAACTCTGTTAGTAAAAATATGCAATCAAATGATATGTGTATTGATGTTGCTATAGATCAGCTAAAAGGTCTTGTTTCATTTTTTGAAAAGTATAGGGAAAATGGATTTGAAAATGCTTTGATTTCTACAAAAGAAATTGCTATTGAAATGAATATAGAACCTAAATTTCGTGAAAAACGTATTATTCGTAGAAAGAAACAATTTGATGAGATTATAGACAATGAAGTTATAAAATCACCTGAAGAATCATTTAAAACAGATTATTTCTTATATATAATAGATCAAGCAATAACTTCGTTTCAAAGTAGatttgaacaatttaaaatatattatgataTTTTTGGTTTTCTATTTAGTATTAAGATATTAAAATCCATTGGCattgaaaatttaaaagaaaattgttTTAACCTTGAAAAATCATTGAAACATAACGCCGAATCTGATATTGATGGATTAGATTTATTTATGGAACTAAAAGTTTTAAGAGAAATAATACAAGTGGAAAATGATACTCCAATTGACATACTTAATTATATAAAGAGACTTGATTCTTTTCCAAATGCATATATTGCTTATAGAATAATGTTAACAATTCCTATTACTGTTGCGTCTGCCGaaagaa ctattcaagaatccaacaaTCTTAAAACCATGAAATTGCAAGATTTGGTTGGTTTGTTGGAGGCACATTAG